A DNA window from Candidatus Neomarinimicrobiota bacterium contains the following coding sequences:
- the proS gene encoding proline--tRNA ligase produces MPGPITPKSEDFARWYTDVVTKGELADYGPVKGTMVIRPYGYAIWEAVKESFDKRFKETGHENAYFPLFIPKSFLSREAEHVKGFAKECAVVTHHRLMQDPDGDGLVVDPDSALEEEVIVRPTSEAVIWPMYKKWIQSYRDLPILINQWVNAVRWEMRTRLFLRTTEFLWQEGHTAHATYEEAEKEARLILDIYRDVTENVLGIPVITGKKTEVEKFAGADHTYCIEAMMGDRRALQAGTTHNLGQNFARAFDVTFQTKDNRLEYVYATSWGVSTRLIGALVMVHGDDQGLRLVPSLAPHQVVVVPIGKTGEEMAKVLDYLEAPMNGLKSEGKRIRVDDRLEVTPGFKFNEWERKGVPLRLEAGAREMKNGRAILVRRDTGEKIQVSKEKLVEETDSLLDEIQTSLYDQAKNFMHDNTHVTDSYDEFKKIIESDGGFIRCPWDGDSAAEAAIQEDTKATIRCIPFDENPNGRKCVYTGKPARHEVIFAKAY; encoded by the coding sequence ATGCCAGGACCCATAACGCCAAAAAGTGAAGACTTCGCCAGGTGGTACACGGATGTGGTCACCAAAGGAGAATTGGCGGACTACGGTCCGGTGAAAGGGACCATGGTTATCCGTCCCTACGGATACGCCATCTGGGAGGCTGTGAAAGAGAGCTTCGACAAGCGTTTCAAAGAGACGGGCCACGAAAATGCCTATTTCCCTCTTTTCATACCGAAGTCATTTCTGAGCAGAGAAGCGGAACATGTGAAGGGGTTTGCCAAGGAATGCGCCGTGGTGACTCATCACCGCCTCATGCAGGATCCAGACGGTGACGGCTTGGTGGTAGATCCCGACTCAGCCCTGGAAGAAGAGGTTATTGTCAGGCCCACGTCCGAGGCGGTCATCTGGCCCATGTACAAGAAGTGGATTCAATCCTACAGGGACCTTCCAATACTCATAAATCAATGGGTCAACGCGGTGCGATGGGAGATGCGCACACGGCTTTTTCTGCGGACCACCGAATTTCTCTGGCAGGAGGGACATACAGCCCATGCGACCTACGAGGAGGCGGAGAAAGAAGCGAGATTGATACTGGACATTTATCGTGACGTGACTGAGAACGTCCTCGGGATTCCTGTTATTACAGGGAAGAAAACCGAAGTGGAAAAATTCGCGGGAGCCGATCACACCTATTGTATCGAGGCCATGATGGGGGACAGGCGAGCTCTCCAGGCCGGCACCACGCACAACCTGGGTCAGAATTTTGCCAGGGCGTTTGACGTCACCTTTCAGACAAAAGATAACAGGCTGGAGTATGTCTACGCCACGAGCTGGGGGGTGAGTACACGCCTCATCGGTGCCCTCGTCATGGTTCACGGAGATGATCAGGGACTTCGACTGGTGCCCTCTCTGGCACCTCATCAGGTGGTGGTGGTGCCCATCGGGAAAACCGGTGAAGAGATGGCGAAAGTTCTTGATTACCTTGAGGCACCCATGAATGGTCTGAAGTCGGAAGGGAAAAGGATCCGGGTTGACGACCGACTGGAAGTCACGCCCGGTTTCAAATTCAACGAATGGGAAAGGAAGGGCGTTCCCCTTCGGCTTGAAGCGGGAGCCCGCGAGATGAAAAATGGGAGGGCCATTCTTGTACGCCGGGATACCGGAGAAAAAATTCAAGTTTCTAAGGAGAAGCTGGTGGAAGAGACAGACAGCCTTCTGGACGAGATTCAGACGTCTCTCTATGATCAGGCAAAGAATTTTATGCACGATAATACTCACGTCACAGACTCGTATGATGAATTCAAGAAGATTATTGAATCGGACGGGGGGTTTATACGGTGCCCGTGGGACGGCGATTCCGCAGCGGAAGCCGCGATTCAGGAAGATACCAAAGCCACTATTCGTTGCATCCCCTTTGACGAGAATCCAAACGGCAGGAAATGTGTCTACACGGGCAAGCCTGCCAGACACGAAGTCATCTTCGCAAAGGCGTACTGA